In Pongo abelii isolate AG06213 chromosome X, NHGRI_mPonAbe1-v2.0_pri, whole genome shotgun sequence, one DNA window encodes the following:
- the SNX12 gene encoding sorting nexin-12 — MAAIQGAGPGPVRRARACVRGRACAPPPPVGWLVILQAGGAVRASASGLCPPPPFPGPRLSFGKMSDTAVADTRRLNSKPQDLTDAYGPPSNFLEIDIFNPQTVGVGRARFTTYEVRMRTNLPIFKLKESCVRRRYSDFEWLKNELERDSKIVVPPLPGKALKRQLPFRGDEGIFEESFIEERRQGLEQFINKIAGHPLAQNERCLHMFLQEEAIDRNYVPGKVRQ; from the exons ATGGCCGCTATTCAGGGCGCGGGGCCCGGGCCCGTGCGGCgtgcgcgtgcgtgcgtgcgtgggCGCGCGTGCGCGCCGCCGCCGCCTGTGGgttggctggttattttgcaagCGGGAGGGGCCGTGCGCGCTTCTGCCTCAGgcctctgtcccccaccccccttCCCCGGTCCCAGGCTCTCCTTCGGAAAGATGTCGGACACGGCAGTAGCTGACACCCGGCGCCTTAACTCGAAGCCGCAGGACCTGACCGACGCTTACGGGCCGCCAAGTAACTTCCTGGAGATCGACATCTTTAATCCTCAGACGGTGGGCGTGGGACGCGCGCGCTTCACCACCTATGAGGTTCGCATGCGG ACAAACCTACCTATCTTCAAGCTAAAGGAGTCCTGCGTACGGCGGCGCTACAGTGACTTTGAGTGGCTGAAAAATGAGCTGGAGAGAGATAGCAAG ATTGTAGTACCACCACTGCCTGGGAAAGCCTTGAAGCGGCAGCTCCCTTTCCGAGGAGATGAAGGGATCTTTGAAGAGTCTTTCATCGAAGAAAGGAGGCAGGGCCTCGAGCAGTTTATTAACAA AATTGCTGGGCACCCACTGGCTCAGAATGAACGCTGCCTACACATGTTCCTGCAGGAGGAAGCAATTGACAGGAACTACGTCCCGGGGAAGGTGCGCCAGTAG